CCCCGCATGCCTATCGCATGCGGGGCTCGCGTCCTCCCTGGTCTCCTGCACGAGTCCTGTCGCTTACGCTACCTTTTTCGCATCGAAGAATTGCTCGTCTTCGGTCGAGCCGTGCAGCGCCGTCGTCGACGCTTCACGCTCGACGGTCTGCGTGACCGCATCGAAGTAGCCGGTACCTACTTCGCGCTGATGCTTGACGGCGGTGAAGCCCTTCTCGGCAGCGGCGAACTCGGCTTGCTGCAGTTCCACGAACGCGCTCATCTGCGAGCGCGCATAGCCGTGCGCGAGGTTGAACATCGAGTAGTTGAGCGCATGAAAGCCCGCCAACGTAATGAACTGGAACTTGTAGCCCATCGCGCCCAATTCCTTCTGGAACTTCGCGATCGTCGCATCATCGAGATTCTTCTTCCAGTTGAACGACGGCGAGCAGTTGTACGAGAGCAGCTTGCCGGGGAACTGTTTGTGAATGGCTTCGGCGAACTTCTTCGCGTATTCGAGATCGGGCTTGCCCGTTTCGCACCAGATCAAATCGGCATACGGCGCGTAGGCGAGTCCGCGCGAGATCGCTTGCTCCAGGCCCGGCTTCGTGCGGAAGAAGCCTTCGATCGTGCGCTCGCCGGTAAGGAACGGGCGGTCGTTGTCGTCGACGTCCGAGGTGATGAGATCGGCCGCTTCCGCGTCCGTGCGCGCCACCAGGACGGTCGGCGTGCCGCAGACGTCGGCCGCGAGACGTGCCGCCGTCAGCTTCGCGACGTTTTCGCGCGTCGGCACGAGGACCTTGCCGCCCATGTGGCCGCACTTCTTGACCGATGCGAGTTGATCTTCGAAGTGCACGCCCGAGGCGCCGGCCTCGATCATCGCCTTCATCAATTCGAAGGCGTTGAGCACGCCGCCGAAGCCGGCTTCGGCATCCGCCACGATCGGGGCGAAGAAATCGACGTAGCCTTCGTCGCCGGGATTCTTGCCTTCGGACCATTGAATCTGATCGGCGCGCGTGAGCGTATTGTTGATCCGCTTGACGACGAGCGGCACCGAGTTGGCCGGGTACAGCGATTGGTCCGGGTACATTTCGCCGGCTACGTTCGCGTCGCCCGCCACTTGCCAGCCCGACAGGTAAATCGCCTTGAGGCCGGCCTTCACTTGTTGCATGGCCTGGTTGCCCGTCAGCGCGCCGAGGGCATTGACGAACGGCTCGCTATTGACGAGGTCCCACAGTTTCTCGGCGCCGCGCTTGGCGAGCGTGTGCTCCGGTTGCAGCGAGCCGCGCAGGCGAACGACGTCTTCGGCCGTGTAGCCGCGCTTGATCCCTTTCCAGCGCGGATCGGTTTCCCATTGCTGTTGCAGTTGCTGTGCTTGCTGTTGGCGTGACATGGTGGGCTCCTTGTTGCTTGAAAGAGTGATGAACGTGATCTTGCTGGCAGCGACCGGTTGGGTCGCGAACTCTTATATAAGAGTCTAGGCAATCGGGAGCTCACGGAATAGGCGGATGCGAACGTTTTTTTGTTCTATTTATTCGTTAATAAACAACGGCTTGATAAATTTATTTCAATATATGAAATGACGTTTTTCATGTCGCAACGTGACGTGTTGTGCCACGCAGCACAGATTTTTACGACACAAAAGAGTTTTTCGTATCGTGAAATTGGGGCGGAATGGTGAAATCCGCGATAGTCGGGCGAAAAAAAAACCGGTGCGCTCGGCACCGGTCTTTTCGTTCGACGCAGTCAATCGTGCGTCGTTATGCGTTAGTTGCTGCGTTAGCCGTTGCGGCGCGCGCCGCGTTGGCCGTCCGTGCGGCGGCCCTGATAGCCTTCGCGGGAGCCGTACCCGTCGCGGGAGCCGTAGCCGCCGCGTGAGCCGTTCGAACCATTCGAACCGTTCGAGCTATTCGAACCGCTCGAGTTGCTCGAACCGCGCCCGCCGAAGCTGTTGCTGCCACGCGCTTCGCCGTTGCCGCGCGAAGCGCCGTTCGAACTCGAACCGAAACGCCGGCCGCTGTTTCCGCCCGGACGGCCGCGGCCGTTACCGTTGCCGCTACGCGGCGGTGCCTTGCGCGGCTCGAAGCCTTCGATCACGTTGACGGCCAGAGGGGTATGCACGAAGCGCTCGATCCGCTTGAGCGCACCTTGTTCGGCGTGATGCACGAGGCTCACGGCGATGCCCGAGCGGCCCGCGCGGCCCGTGCGGCCGATACGGTGGACGTAGTCTTCGGCGAACTTCGGCAGATCGTAGTTGAAAACGTGCGTGATGCCAGGAATGTCGATGCCGCGCGCGGCGACGTCGGTTGCCACGAGCACGCGCACGCGCCGCTCGCGCAGTGCGCGGATCGTGCGGTTGCGCGCGCCTTGCGGCAGGTCGCCGTGCAGCGCCGCCGAGGAGAAACCGGCGTCGGCAAGGCGGCCGGCCAGTTGATCGGCTTCGTTCTTGGTCGCCGTAAACACGATGGCCTGATCGAGCGCCGTGTCGCGCAGCAGATGATCGAGCAAACGATCCTTATGGTCGCGGTCGTCGACGTAGTGGACCGTCTGTGCGATGTTCGCACGCGATTCCGCCCGATGAGCGATCTCGATGCGCTCGGGATCTTTCAGCAGACGGTTCGTCAGCGAGCTGATCTTGCCGTCGAGAGTGGCCGAGAACAGCATCGTTTGGCGCGAGGCAGGCGTGGCCGCCACGATCGTCTCGATGTCATCGATGAAGCCCATGTCGAGCATGCGATCGGCTTCGTCGAGCACGAGCATTTGCAACTGCGAGAGGTCGATGCGGCCGCGCTCGAGGTGATCGAGCAGACGGCCCGGCGTCGCGACAAGGATCTCGGGGTTCTTCGCGAGCAGCATCAGTTGCTGGCCGTAAGCGACGCCACCGAGAATGCTGACCGTGCGCAGCCGGCGCAGATGTTTGCCGTAGTTCGATGCGGCCGTCGTCACTTGCATGGCGAGTTCACGCGTTGGCGTGAGGACGAGCAGGCCTGGTTGCGCGACCGGCGGGCCGCGGCGCGGGCGGCGCTCGCCGCCGGCTTCGCGCGGCTGCGCGGCTTGCGTCTTTTGCATTTGCGCGAAACGCTCGATGGCCGGCAGCATGAAGGCCGCCGTCTTACCCGAGCCCGTGGGGCTCGAGACGAGCAGGTCGCGGCCAGCGATGGCGGCCGGAATCGCGCGTTGCTGCACGGGCGTGGGCGCAACGTAGCCCGCGGCCGTCAGCGCCGAGATGATTTCGGGCGACAGGCCAAGCGAGGCGAAGGTGGGGCCCGCCGGCGCGGCGGCGGCCGCCTCGGCTGCCGGTGTTGCGTCGGCAGCCGGTGCAGCATCG
The sequence above is a segment of the Trinickia acidisoli genome. Coding sequences within it:
- the aceA gene encoding isocitrate lyase, with protein sequence MSRQQQAQQLQQQWETDPRWKGIKRGYTAEDVVRLRGSLQPEHTLAKRGAEKLWDLVNSEPFVNALGALTGNQAMQQVKAGLKAIYLSGWQVAGDANVAGEMYPDQSLYPANSVPLVVKRINNTLTRADQIQWSEGKNPGDEGYVDFFAPIVADAEAGFGGVLNAFELMKAMIEAGASGVHFEDQLASVKKCGHMGGKVLVPTRENVAKLTAARLAADVCGTPTVLVARTDAEAADLITSDVDDNDRPFLTGERTIEGFFRTKPGLEQAISRGLAYAPYADLIWCETGKPDLEYAKKFAEAIHKQFPGKLLSYNCSPSFNWKKNLDDATIAKFQKELGAMGYKFQFITLAGFHALNYSMFNLAHGYARSQMSAFVELQQAEFAAAEKGFTAVKHQREVGTGYFDAVTQTVEREASTTALHGSTEDEQFFDAKKVA
- a CDS encoding DEAD/DEAH box helicase, whose protein sequence is MTSSFDSSPLNAIADLALSLNADAAPAADATPAAEAAAAAPAGPTFASLGLSPEIISALTAAGYVAPTPVQQRAIPAAIAGRDLLVSSPTGSGKTAAFMLPAIERFAQMQKTQAAQPREAGGERRPRRGPPVAQPGLLVLTPTRELAMQVTTAASNYGKHLRRLRTVSILGGVAYGQQLMLLAKNPEILVATPGRLLDHLERGRIDLSQLQMLVLDEADRMLDMGFIDDIETIVAATPASRQTMLFSATLDGKISSLTNRLLKDPERIEIAHRAESRANIAQTVHYVDDRDHKDRLLDHLLRDTALDQAIVFTATKNEADQLAGRLADAGFSSAALHGDLPQGARNRTIRALRERRVRVLVATDVAARGIDIPGITHVFNYDLPKFAEDYVHRIGRTGRAGRSGIAVSLVHHAEQGALKRIERFVHTPLAVNVIEGFEPRKAPPRSGNGNGRGRPGGNSGRRFGSSSNGASRGNGEARGSNSFGGRGSSNSSGSNSSNGSNGSNGSRGGYGSRDGYGSREGYQGRRTDGQRGARRNG